One genomic region from Quercus robur chromosome 4, dhQueRobu3.1, whole genome shotgun sequence encodes:
- the LOC126721931 gene encoding uncharacterized protein LOC126721931 produces MLISLFGKLLSDRQQNVHALKNTLKTAWKLGSDLRIVEVGNDILQFKFRSRYQMEWVEKSGPWNFENNLLFLCRWKKGLSSTNIVFMHTPFWVQVWGLPFEFMNEEVGKDIGGTIGNLLEVDKCSWQSNQAKFMNIRVDVHIKNPLQRGGYVSSPKGVNHWVAFKYERLPTLCSMCGRIGHDIKHCLETTNGQEIEKQYGEWIRAGWNSKGEQSRTRITSSEAQTTTEMETGNVGYRVPSDNSSIPESVGLGENNISKENPALGNVPEASIATNQTALLLQVAKN; encoded by the coding sequence ATGCTTATAAGCCTTTTCGGAAAATTGCTTTCAGATCGTCAACAGAATGTTCACGCCCTTAAGAACACACTCAAAACGGCTTGGAAGCTAGGGTCTGATCTAAGAATAGTCGAGGTAGGCAATGATATTCTGCAGTTCAAGTTCAGATCTAGATATCAAATGGAATGGGTTGAAAAGAGCGGTCCGTGGAACTTTGAAAACAACCTCCTCTTCCTGTGTCGCTGGAAAAAAGGTCTATCTTCTACAAACATAGTATTCATGCATACCCCTTTTTGGGTCCAAGTCTGGGGTCTGCCATTTGAGTTCATGAATGAAGAGGTAGGTAAAGACATTGGAGGCACAATCGGCAATCTCTTAGAAGTTGACAAATGCTCTTGGCAATCCAACCAGGCAAAGTTTATGAATATAAGAGTTGATGTTCACATAAAAAATCCTCTACAAAGAGGAGGCTATGTATCCAGCCCTAAGGGTGTCAATCACTGGGTAGCTTTCAAATATGAAAGGCTACCAACACTCTGTTCTATGTGCGGAAGAATCGGTCACGATATTAAGCACTGTTTAGAAACCACCAACGGGCAAGAGATAGAAAAACAGTATGGGGAATGGATAAGGGCTGGTTGGAACTCAAAGGGCGAGCAAAGCAGAACTCGAATCACTAGTAGCGAAGCCCAAACAACGACGGAGATGGAAACCGGCAACGTTGGATATCGTGTACCCTCTGACAACTCAAGCATACCCGAGTCAGTTGGTCTTGGGGAAAACAATATCTCTAAGGAAAATCCAGCGTTGGGGAATGTTCCAGAGGCAAGCATAGCGACAAACCAAACTGCTTTGCTTCTGCAAGTGGCAAAAAATTAG